A genomic stretch from Pochonia chlamydosporia 170 chromosome 4, whole genome shotgun sequence includes:
- a CDS encoding phosphotransferase enzyme family domain-containing protein: MSRFTPSQRWTSYEGWNYNGMKERLEGLIAKLDKKALLNHAELIKGQKFSMSEPFSAGQYWICFELVAEDDSLVIARVRLPRHPDIPQTVSEEDEEYSIACEVSAMRFVRQRLSNVVVPQVFAYEGTGSQLAANAGAIYMLIEGFRGNTLQDVVPDLCNLPISKLEHVLAQWTTMQTCLAAFTYPQIGSISGITITGEPIIDRLSSAAIEGLMSQGPFSNAIEYFTALGEAALYRASRAGKGRSEFHRLGASVFLDIVQSTTFFQESSAQYPLNHMDLGTQNIIVDEDLNFLAIIDWEFAQTAPWQINHYPMPFPLLWPDERIKMILDDPQHLAYKQISRQARTRELYCKKFREAEAKLAEKGVRLGNEFAEVLESPASRIYACFSKLGDAPEQDEAMVREMVRLAFNFAVEGANQYLEQMSNKMI, translated from the exons ATGTCAAGATTTACCCCAAGCCAAAGATGGACGTCATATGAGGGTTGGAACTATAACGGCATGAAGGAAAGACTCGAGGGCTTGAttgccaaactggacaaAAAGGCACTTCTAAATCATGCCGAGCTCATCAAAGGCCAGAAATTCAGCATGAGTGAGCCCTTTTCCGCAGGGCAGTATTGGATCTGTTTTGAGCTGGTCGCTGAGGATGATAGTCTCGTCATCGCCCGTGTTCGACTGCCTCGCCACCCCGACATTCCGCAAACAGTGAGtgaggaggacgaagagTATTCCATCGCGTGCGAGGTTTCTGCGATGCGTTTCGTGAGGCAGCGTCTCTCAAATGTGGTCGTACCTCAGGTGTTTGCCTATGAGGGAACCGGGTCCCAGcttgctgccaatgctggcGCTATCTACATGCTCATAGAGGGCTTTCGCGGGAACACGCTGCAAGACGTTGTGCCAGACCTTTGTAACTTGCCT ATTTCGAAACTGGAGCATGTCCTGGCCCAGTGGACAACGATGCAAACGTGTCTGGCAGCCTTCACATATCCACAGATTGGATCTATCTCCGGTATCACAATAACCGGAGAACCCATCATTGATAGGTTATCTTCCGCTGCAATAGAAGGCTTGATGTCACAAGGACCTTTCTCCAACGCTATTGAGTACTTTACGGcccttggagaagcagcctTGTACCGAGCGAGCCGTGCTGGCAAGGGCCGGTCGGAATTTCACAGGCTGGGTGCGTCAGTTTTCTTGGACATCGTGCAATCTACCACGTTCTTCCAGGAATCTTCCGCACAATATCCCCTTAACCACATGGATCTTGGCACACAAAACATTATCGTCGATGAAGATTTGAACTTCTTAGCCATTATTGATTGGGAATTCGCTCAAACTGCTCCTTGGCAAATTAACCACTACCCAATGCCTTTTCCACTCTTATGGCCAGACGAGAGAATCAAAATGATACTAGATGACCCTCAACACCTCGCCTACAAGCAAATATCACGGCAGGCTCGTACCAGGGAGCTGTATTGCAAGAAGTTCCGGGAAGCGGAGGCAAAACTCGCAGAAAAAGGAGTGCGTCTTGGAAATGAATTTGCGGAGGTCCTCGAAAGTCCGGCCTCTAGGATCTATGCTTGTTTCTCTAAACTTGGAGATGCGCCGGAGCAAGACGAGGCCATGGTTCGCGAGATGGTGCGCCTAGCATTTAATTTTGCTGTTGAGGGAGCCAACCAATATCTCGAGCAGATGTCAAACAAGATGATATGA